The DNA sequence ACTGTGCGGAAGTCTATCTTCCACCTGCTCAAAGGCTGCCAGCAAGCGCAACACATACGATGGAGAAATGGTGCCGGTAGAGGCATTACGCTCTGATTGTGCCTCCAAGAGCATCGTGAGCGCCTTTTCCATAGACGGGCCAGCATCCAGATAGAGGCGAATGTAGCCCTCCGGCTCGGTCATTGCGAGGAGTCGAGCCGCCACTGTTTGTGCGTGCTCGGTCTTGCCAGCCTGCAAGAGCGCTACTACGTACAGAGCCATCCATTCAAGTGTTTTTTCGATATCTGCCGGTTGATCCTGGTGCCAGTTGAAGCGCTCAAGCGTCTCGACTGCCTGGAGCGGCTTTTGCTGTGCGAGGGCGACCCGTGCCAGGAGCAGTACCTCCCATTTGCGCAGGGGATCCCAGCTTTCCCTGGAGAGGGTAGACTCCGCCCCGGCGGCCCAGGCGCTTGCCTCATTCAGGTTGCTCTCGGTTAGCCATATCTGGACGCGGGTATCGACGACCCAGCGCACATTGTTAGCGAACTGCTCTTGCCCAAAGAGCGTCTCCGCCTTTTGCAGCGCCTCCTGTGCCGCACGCAGATCTCCTCGCGCGAGAGCCAGGCGCGCGGTTGATCGTTCCCCGATCATCAACAGCTCCACCTGTTGCCAATCCTGTGCGATACGCAACAAGCGGCGCAGGGCATCCGCAGCCTCATCCAGGCGATTCCAGGCGTAGGAGACATTGAAAAGGGCGAAGAGCAGATAGCCTGCTACTGGCGTTCCGCCGCTGATCTGCTCGTGCAGGGTGAGGGCAGAGAGGCATTCCCGGTACGCCTGTTGCAACTGTCCGGCTTCAAGATACGCCGTAGCCAGCCAGGTCATCACGCGGAACGTCACCAGGTGGTCTCCGGCCTTACTGATCCATTGTAGGGCCTCACGCAGCTTTTCCACCAGCGACGCGCTTGATTGTTGGAGCGACAATGCTAGCCAGAAGGCGAAGGAGAGTGGAATCAGTTGCCAGATCGCTTCGTCATCGCGAGGCAGCACTTCTAGTTCCTGAGTCAGCAGACGCAGGCGCTCTTTGTTTCCATGTCCCAGGATGGCTCTGGCCTCCAGCAGGGCATGCAGCAGGCATAGACGCCGCTCGATCAATGCCACCTCTGCCTCTGAAAGCAAGTGCGCCTCCTGCCCGTGCAGGATGGTTTCCATACGTGTGATGGTTCTCTGTACCTGAGCGGCCATGCTGGCATGGACCGTTTCAGTGCTGATGTGGACGGAGTTGAGGAAGCGCAGTGCAGCATTGAGGGCCAGGCGCACGTGCCCACATAGGACACTGTCTGGCAGAGCAAGCACCAGGTTCTGCATGGTTCTGGCTTCGCCGCTCAGCCAGAAGTGAGGAGCTGCCTGCTCCATCAAGGAAGCGGTCAGAGGATGGTCAGGCGCGGCCAGAGCGTGCGTAATGGCCTCGCGCCACTCGCCCTGCGTCTCGTACCAGCGCGCTGCTCGCGTGTGTAGAAGCGGTAGCAGTTGTGGCTGAGATGCGTGCAACTGCACGTGCAGGGCCTCACGAAACAGGTCATGATAGCGGTACCACTGCCGCTGCTCATCCAGCGGAACCACGAAGAGGTTGGCCTGCTCCGCCTCCTCCAGCATCTGCTGGCTGTCCTGCAACGAAGGACTCGCGGTGATGGCATGGCATAAGGCTGCATTCATCCTGCTCACCACTGATGTTTGCAGCAAAAAGTGCAGAAGTGGAACCGGCAGCCCCGCCAGAATGTCCTGCTGCACATAGTCCAGCAGGTAGCGATGGCTGCCAGCAAAGTCCGAGACCCAGCCCGAAAGGTCCTGCTGCTTGCGCAGGGAGAGCGCAGCCAGGCGCAGACCGGCGATCCAGCCCTCTGTACGGGAATTCAGCGTAGTCACGTCTTCTTGCGAAAGGGGCAAACCCATCTGGTGCAAAAGGAAAGTAGTCGATTCTTCCTGCGTAAAGCGCAAATCACCGGAACGGATCTCGAGCAACTGCCCGCGCGCTCGCAGCCGCGAGAGCGGGAGGAGTGGGTCCGTGCGCGTGGCGAGGACAAGATGGAGGTTGGCAGGCAGATGATCGAGCGCGAATGACAGCCCTTCGTGGATGGCCTGTTCAGAGATGAGATGGAAATCATCCAGGATCAAGACGACTTCCCGGTCAAACTGCATGATCTCATTGAGCAAGGCTACCAGGATGGTTGAGAGCGGAGGGGCCTCTTGAGCGCGCAACAGGGCAAGCGCTTCCACCCCGAGCGAGGGCAGGCAATTCTGCAAGGACGCAACGCAGGATGTCCAGAAGCGAATGGGATCATTATCCAGCGTCTCCAGGGAGAGCCAGGCAACAGCCATGTGAGCATAGGGCGCCAATTCTCGCCCTGTCTGTAACGAGGCAGAGGCCACCCATGCCGAGAGTAAGGTGGTCTTCCCACTGCCGGCAGTGGCAGAAACGAGGGTCAGCGGGTGAGTGAGGATGGCATCTAGCTCGCGGAGCAGGCGCGCACGCTCCACAAGCCCGAGTGGCAAACGCGGCGGTGTGAGCCTGGTGGCAAGTAAGGAGATTGCTTGCCCGGACGCTGGTGTTGCGAGAGTACGAGCAAGAGAAGGAGAGGGCTGCAAACTCGTAAGCGCTTTGGCCTGCTCCTCTAAACGGGCAAAGGTCACCCTGGCACTGGGTCCGAGGTAGCGCTTGCGCGTGTGATGGTCCTGGGTGCGATAGGCGTACCAGTAGCCATCTCCCGCCGCTCGTGCTTCTTTGACGACAGAGACCCGGCCAGCCTGCCCTGCAAAGGCAAAAGAACTCTGCTCGCTCAACCAGCGCGAGAAGGCTTCACTCTCCCCAGAAGAGAAACGTCGGTGAACTTGCCCACGGATGTGCAATTCATACTGTTGGTGCTCTTCCG is a window from the Ktedonobacteraceae bacterium genome containing:
- a CDS encoding LuxR C-terminal-related transcriptional regulator gives rise to the protein MPRSSPYTLLWSEEHQQYELHIRGQVHRRFSSGESEAFSRWLSEQSSFAFAGQAGRVSVVKEARAAGDGYWYAYRTQDHHTRKRYLGPSARVTFARLEEQAKALTSLQPSPSLARTLATPASGQAISLLATRLTPPRLPLGLVERARLLRELDAILTHPLTLVSATAGSGKTTLLSAWVASASLQTGRELAPYAHMAVAWLSLETLDNDPIRFWTSCVASLQNCLPSLGVEALALLRAQEAPPLSTILVALLNEIMQFDREVVLILDDFHLISEQAIHEGLSFALDHLPANLHLVLATRTDPLLPLSRLRARGQLLEIRSGDLRFTQEESTTFLLHQMGLPLSQEDVTTLNSRTEGWIAGLRLAALSLRKQQDLSGWVSDFAGSHRYLLDYVQQDILAGLPVPLLHFLLQTSVVSRMNAALCHAITASPSLQDSQQMLEEAEQANLFVVPLDEQRQWYRYHDLFREALHVQLHASQPQLLPLLHTRAARWYETQGEWREAITHALAAPDHPLTASLMEQAAPHFWLSGEARTMQNLVLALPDSVLCGHVRLALNAALRFLNSVHISTETVHASMAAQVQRTITRMETILHGQEAHLLSEAEVALIERRLCLLHALLEARAILGHGNKERLRLLTQELEVLPRDDEAIWQLIPLSFAFWLALSLQQSSASLVEKLREALQWISKAGDHLVTFRVMTWLATAYLEAGQLQQAYRECLSALTLHEQISGGTPVAGYLLFALFNVSYAWNRLDEAADALRRLLRIAQDWQQVELLMIGERSTARLALARGDLRAAQEALQKAETLFGQEQFANNVRWVVDTRVQIWLTESNLNEASAWAAGAESTLSRESWDPLRKWEVLLLARVALAQQKPLQAVETLERFNWHQDQPADIEKTLEWMALYVVALLQAGKTEHAQTVAARLLAMTEPEGYIRLYLDAGPSMEKALTMLLEAQSERNASTGTISPSYVLRLLAAFEQVEDRLPHSSEAASTATHKTLNHSQQNAVQGGLIEPLSRQEQQVLRFLVEGHTYAEMAAALVVSPNTIKTQVSSIYRKLGVSRRAEAIAVVQRLHLL